A genomic segment from Colletotrichum higginsianum IMI 349063 chromosome 5, whole genome shotgun sequence encodes:
- a CDS encoding Fasciclin domain family, whose product MANDVFPASQASSHFPLEPVSAAVLCRRETKRRDAMRARGAVRVGCRELDEEVLLMGGFERGNVVGISSESEQMGLLMSLQTLANTLCDQGGGVGTVGASTKTRARAMIVTTQPPAAILPALRDAIRAELGVQGTAEAEVKGLLKNCLERVSVSRVFDLEGLWEVLGDLDIPPASSGAEAPSVPEQRQQQQPDEKKQTSEAVHVPEPSTESPMPSAPEEQPETIVLPELKPPRPTRTEIADSDAEDFLSSASSSSELSPPPSSIRSPTPYMEVESPKQATSQENIQEVIQEVEQERVQEESQEEPLEQNKSHPRGEEPKEPNLPDIILITHFHSLMTALFTHRNRQSAHASLQLLSSHLRYLARSLPSSPLIMLLNSTSSSKETSKSANLEDNSAQPMPPPPPPNYGGNAGGSGNKPLDPTLRSIFNPPPLNVAGYYGGSQAASRRNKPTFGLVFSQLLDMHLLCTRVPRDKEDSEKLYASVPERGPGVGGREDATEVPGPVRYVWVIEVLLDENGVWEGGSSAGAVGKARQGREQRWAAVDVRGGRVVDAFETVVERVAEVRVVGGFGGPRV is encoded by the exons ATGGCTAACGACGTCTTTCCGGCGTCGCAGGCGAGTTCGCATTTTCCGCTAGAACCGGTATCCGCCGCAGTGCTGTGCCGTCGTGAGACGAAGCGGCGGGATGCGATGAGAGCGAGGGGCGCCGTGAGGGTCGGGTGCCGGGAgttggacgaggaggtcctcCTCATGGGCGGTTTCGAGAGGGGCAACGTGGTCGGTATCAGTTCCGAGAGCGAGCAGATGGGACTCTTG ATGTCCTTGCAGACATTGGCGAACACGCTTTGTGatcaaggcggcggcgttggcacTGTGGGAGCAAGcacgaagacgagggcgagggcgatgattGTCACGACGCAGCCACCTGCTGCCATCCTCCCGGCGCTGAGGGATGCAATTAGGGCCGAGCTCGGTGTGCAAGGGaccgccgaggcggaggtgAAGGGCTTGCTGAAGAACTGCCTGGAGAGAGTATCGGTGTCGAGGGTGTTCGACCTGGAGGGGCTGTGGGAGGTCTTGGGGGATCTGGATATCCCTCCCGCGAGCTCGGGTGCGGAGGCACCGTCTGTCCCCGAGCagcggcaacagcagcagccggaTGAAAAGAAGCAAACAAGTGAGGCGGTTCACGTCCCGGAACCCTCGACGGAGTCACCAATgccatcggcgccggaggAACAGCCGGAGACAATCGTGCTACCGGAGCTGAAACCGCCAAGGCCTACCAGGACCGAGATCGCCGACAGCGACGCAGAGGATTTCTTGTCGTCCGCGTCGTCATCGAGCGagttgtcgccgccgccttcctcAATCCGGTCTCCGACGCCGTACATGGAAGTGGAATCTCCCAAACAGGCGACCTCACAAGAGAACATCCAGGAAGTGATCCAAGAAGTAGAACAAGAGCGGGTTCAAGAGGAGTCTCAAGAGGAACCCCTAGAGCAGAACAAGAGCCACCCCCGAGGAGAGGAGCCGAAAGAACCAAATCTACCTGACATTATCCTCATCACGCACTTCCACAGCCTCATGACGGCCCTTTTCACGCACCGCAACCGGCAATCCGCGCACGCCTCGTTGCAGCTCCTCTCCTCACACCTGCGGTACTTGGCGCGGAGTCTCCCGAGCAGCCCGTTGATCATGCTTCTCAACAGCACGAGCTCGTCAAAAGAGACGTCGAAGTCTGCGAATCTTGAGGACAATTCTGCGcagccgatgccgccgccaccgcctccgaACTACGGCGGAAATGCCGGTGGCAGTGGTAACAAGCCGCTTGATCCGACCCTCCGGTCGATATTCAACCCGCCACCACTGAACGTGGCGGGCTACTACGGCGGCAGCCAGGCGGCGTCGCGACGGAATAAGCCGACGTTCGGGCTGGTGTTTTCGCAGCTTTTGGACATGCATCTCCTGTGCACGAGGGTCCCGAGGGATAAAGAGGATTCCGAGAAGCTGTATGCTTCCGTGCCTGAACGTGGGCCAGGCGTCGGTGGCAGAGAAGATGCTACCGAGGTCCCGGGACCGGTGAGGTATGTTTGGGTTATCGAGGTCCTCCTTGACGAGAACGGTGTCTGGGAAGGGGGCAGCTCTGCCGGTGCTGTTGGCAAGGCGAGGCAGGGAAGGGAGCAGAGGTGGGCGGCTGTCGATGTCAGAGGCGGCAGGGTGGTTGACGCGTTCGAGACCGTCGTGGAGAGGGTCGCGGAGGTGAGAGTTGTTGGTGGGTTCGGAGGGCCGCGGGTCTGA
- a CDS encoding Fasciclin domain family protein has translation MRPSRLLSIAAVAASAAEATVLPEDSVQEQGPMKMDVKGSGDLIWEGLPTRDSVSGAVLGAIGAGTRLGRWAVGYSDRDGAVEIKTTIDAPQQAGDAPRPDQNGETDEPTNMSVIDIIRQSDRATYFSKLLESYDKLRRMLEDGSREFTVFVPTDEAFRALEGFERSGGALLGEMLEYHVVEGRHTADGLRGAGTLATVLEEYDLGGRRQRLRIGVGLLGLEVNLYGRVVGQSKEGRDGMVHYLDGVLVPPPRCATLAEALPGRLGTFSRALGRTELGMEGESRRGGSVTLFAPSDEAWEETLSGEGRRFLFSREGTAWLRALVRYHVVEGAVYMGGGARGEDGRGSREVRNLLGDKVSVEVDGPEGAGVVRVDGVAVSVRDVPARDGVLHVLDGVLLPPAPGAETGVAGGRRGRVSVEGLKARLGRFVKEADGVESEEL, from the exons ATGAGGCCGAGTCGTCTTTTGTCCATCGCGGCTGTGGCTGCTTCGGCAGCCGAAGCAACCGTGCTGCCCGAGGATTCGGTTCAGGAGCAGGGGCCAATGAAGATGGACGTAAAGGGCTCGGGAGATTTGATCTGGGAAGGGTTACCGACGCGGGACTCTGTCAGCGGGGCCGTGCTAGGTGCTATCGGCGCCGGGACACGTCTGGGCAGATGGGCAGTGGGATACTCTGACCGCGACGGGGCGGTGGAGATCAAGACTACGATCGATGCTCCACAGCAAGCCGGTGATGCCCCGAGGCCGGATCAAAATGGAGAAACGGACGAGCCGACAAACATGAGCGTCATCGACATCATCCGGCAGAGCGACCGAGCGACATACTTTTCCAAGCTTTTGGAGTCGTACGACAAGCTCCGAAGGATGCTCGAAGACGGGAGCCGGGAGTTCACCGTCTTTGTGCCCACCGACGAGGCATTCCGGGCGCTCGAGGGGTTCGAGAGGAGCGGGGGCGCGCTGCTGGGGGAGATGCTCGAGTaccacgtcgtcgagggccggCATACCGCCGACGGACTCCGCGGGGCGGGAACCCTTGCGACGGTCCTCGAAGAGtacgacctcggcggccggcggcagaGGTTGAGGATTGGGGTCGGGTTGCTGGGGCTCGAGGTGAACCTTTACGGCCGGGTTGTTGGCCAATCT AAAGAAGGGAGAGACGGGATGGTGCACTACCTCGACGGAGTCCTcgtaccgccgccgcggtgCGCCACGCTCGCCGAGGCGTTGCCGGGGCGGCTGGGGACGTTTTCGCGGGCGCTGGGGAGGACCGAGTTGGGCATGGAGGGTGAgtcgcggcgcggcggcagcgtgACGCTTTTTGCGCCGTCGGATGAGGCGTGGGAGGAGACACTGAGCGGCGAGGGCCGACGGTTCCTATTTTCCAGGGAGGGGACGGCGTGGCTGCGGGCGCTGGTGAGGTAtcacgtcgtcgagggggcGGTGTACATGGGCGGGGGTGCTAGGGGAGAGGATGGAAGGGGCAGCAGGGAGGTCCGGAATCTGCTGGGGGACAAAGTCTCGGTGGAGGTTGATGGGCCGGAGGGGGCGGGTGTGGTGCGGGTGGACGGGGTGGCGGTCTCAGTGAGGGACGTGCCGGCGCGGGACGGGGTTCTGCACGTCCTGGACGGCGTGCTTctcccgccggcgccgggggcaGAGACTGGGGTGGCGGGCGGGCGCCGCGGTCGGGTCAGCGTCGAGGGGCTCAAGGCGCGGCTGGGCCGGTTCGTGAAAGAGGCGGACGGGGTCGAGAGCGAGGAGCTGTAG
- a CDS encoding Phosphoribosylaminoimidazole-succinocarboxamide synthase codes for MHSPPSIHHPSSFSFPLQRYASFSLQISSIVSLIGPPPVFRVEAHAPHLVDSRSQTTNIPPKTEGTRESCIPTPPTPTTPSCNNGNNDQDKAHAAAAAAESAPKWLPISEKESVFPGMTKLDTIDEDRVRFPRLTYVPAILRLPSMMALAALCVAMIACLVVSVIYSPVRPGLLTYGETIYSVKYFLFRLLPQILAAAIFVYAQCVAATTLRILPFVALTEDEPLRRRNALFQDLYPRTFLLPHLAGPAHVKAALTVLWAGAFTIPLASATFTVILNGDVWYWTAVRGVAWTLAALYVLIATAVVVLALFWRGRITGLIWDPRSIADFSVMISRSNTRESYRGSEVAEDRNALRRILRNRIVDRLGYWMTDDHGYGNNQDLTPWYGLGTEHSQGYTPSDHYDVKHESDRLSVTSHLIDGADAAAAGHDDYIRTLYLPWCLRTGQVLFFVVAAVVLLTALLVVSFLHRTRLVAGFRPGVTAGPSDTAFSAANFLYSFVPSLVGLLLYLAFQSLEQHIRILQPWADLGAKDGAPAARSVLADYAACLPLQSTLHALRNRHWRVAALSLLSFLLAFLPALAGGLFMALTAAPPADVRMFPNVPVYAVILALLALYLAALVSLLFGRNQYRLPHAVSCPAEILSFLANEDNASDPAFQAAPRSAEKLRVYLGAGPGVTRASTAAQSTWMFGYWPGRDERRLGVRRQKRFTERKPFHERAPSRPSMI; via the exons ATGCATAGCCCTccgtccatccatcatccctcctccttctcgttcCCCCTTCAGCGTTATGCATCCTTTTCATTGCAGATATCTTCCATCGTCTCTCTAATTGGCCCACCACCGGTTTTCCGAGTGGAGGCTCACGCGCCGCATCTGGTAGATTCTCGCTCCCAAACAACGAACATCCCGCCAAAGACCGAAGGAACGAGGGAGTCATGTATCCCGACACCGCCCACCCCGACGACGCCTTCGTGCAACAACGGCAACAAC GACCAGGACAAggcccacgccgccgccgccgccgctgaaTCCGCGCCCAAGTGGCTGCCCATCAGCGAGAAGGAGAGCGTCTTCCCCGGCATGACGAAGCTCGACACCATCGACGAGGATCGCGTCAGATTCCCCCGCCTGACATACGTGCCCGCCATCCTCAGGCTGCCCTCCATGAtggccctcgccgcgctGTGCGTCGCCATGATCGCCtgcctcgtcgtctccgtcatCTACTCCCCCGTCCGGCCCGGCCTGCTGACCTACGGCGAGACTATCTACAGCGTAAAGTACTTCCTCTTCCGCCTGCTGCCGCagatcctcgccgccgccatcttcgtCTACGCGCAgtgcgtcgccgccaccacgcTGCGCATCCTGCCCTTCGTCGCCCTGACTGAGGACGAGCCCCTGCGCCGGCGGAACGCCCTCTTCCAGGACCTTTACCCCAGgaccttcctcctcccccaccttGCCGGGCCGGCCCACGTCAAGGCGGCCCTAACCGTCTTGTGGGCGGGCGCCTTCACGATCCCCCTCGCTAGCGCCACCTTCACCGTCATCCTGAACGGCGATGTCTGGTACTGGACCGCCGTGCGCGGCGTCGCCTGGACGCTGGCGGCCCTCTAcgtcctcatcgccaccgccgtcgtcgtcctggcgCTATTCTGGCGCGGCCGCATCACGGGGCTCATCTGGGACCCGCGCTCCATCGCCGACTTCTCCGTCATGATCAGCCGGAGCAACACGCGCGAGTCGTACCGTGGCTCCGAGGTCGCTGAGGACCGCAACGCCCTGCGCCGTATTCTGCGGAACCGCATCGTCGACCGGCTCGGCTACTGGATGACGGACGACCACGGCTACGGCAACAACCAGGATCTGACGCCCTGGTACGGTCTCGGCACCGAGCACTCGCAGGGCTACACGCCCTCAGACCACTACGACGTGAAGCACGAGTCGGACCGGCTTTCCGTCACCTCCCACctcatcgacggcgccgacgccgccgccgcgggccaCGACGACTACATCCGCACCCTCTACCTCCCCTGGTGCTTGCGCACCGGCCAggtcctcttcttcgtcgtcgctgccgtcgtcctcctcaccgccctcctcgtcgtctccttcCTCCACCGCACCCGCCTAGTCGCCGGCTTCCGCCCGGGTGTCACTGCGGGGCCCTCGGACAccgccttctccgccgccaacTTCCTCTACAGCTTCGTCCCcagcctcgtcggcctgctcctcTACCTCGCCTTCCAGTCTCTCGAGCAGCACATCCGCATCCTCCAGCCCTGggccgacctcggcgccaaggacggcgcgcccgccgcccgctccGTTCTCGCCGACTACGCCGCCTGCCTCCCGCTGCAATCCACCCTCCACGCGCTCCGCAACCGCCACTggcgcgtcgccgccctctccctcctgtccttcctcctcgccttcctcccggccctcgccggcggtcTCTTCATGGCCCTCACCGCCGCACCGCCCGCCGACGTTCGCATGTTCCCCAACGTGCCCGTCTacgccgtcatcctcgccctcctcgccctctaCCTCGCTGCCCTCGTCTCCCTGCTCTTCGGCCGCAACCAGTACCGCCTGCCCCACGCCGTCTCCTGCCCCGCTGAGATCCTCTCGttcctcgccaacgaggaCAACGCCAGCGACCCTGCGTTCCAGGCGGCACCGCGctccgccgagaagctgcgcgtctacctcggcgccggtccCGGGGTGAcacgggcgtcgacggcggcgcagaGCACATGGATGTTCGGGTACTGGCCCGGCCGCGACGAGAGGCGGCTCGGCGTGAGGCGGCAGAAGCGCTTCACGGAGCGCAAGCCGTTTCACGAACGCGCGCCCTCGCGCCCTTCCATGATTTGA